From the genome of Deferribacteraceae bacterium V6Fe1:
ATTACCCTCATATACACCTCCATTTATTTTTAACCTTTATTATGGCACACATTACAGAGCTCATAACCCTCAGGCAGTCTTGTCCTGTGCTTGTATTTATTGGCCGCCTGCCCTTTTATTAGCTCAAACTGATGAGGTAAATGACAAGTTACGCACAATATTTGATTATTTTTACCCATAGGAAATACTATCCCGTATTTTTTTTCATAAGATTTAATGTTATTTAAAATCGTTGAGCTTGGTATTACAGTATGTAAAATTCCTGTAGGGTGTGCCCCGCGAATTTGGTGGCAACCGTCACAAATCTTGTTTGGTTCCCCTTTTAACAGTATAGATTCTATCCCTTTATTTCTAAGGATATCAGGTTTAACCGTGTGACAAATTACACAATTGTTTTCATTTACAGTCCCATCCGAATTAATTTGTATATGCGGGTTATATTTTTTGTAGTATTCAGTGTTATGACAATTAAAACAAAATCCTGTAATATGAGAAAAAGATTTTCTCAAATACTTGAAATTATTAGCGCCCAAACAGTTAAACATATGGCAAGTAACACAAGTTACCTTTCCGCCATTTAATGGAAAATCCTCGGGGATTTTTACTTGATTACTCTCGACATATGTAAAGTTTGTGCTATGCGCTTCAACACTGACTTCCCCTTCCAAATGGCATTTTTCACAAAGTGTTATATCATCCTCAAAACGTAATCTTTTTTGTCTACCACTATGGCACACGGCACATACATTATTTTCATGCGGGTTTTTCTTATTAACAATAAAAGATTGAACATAGTTGTCGGATAAATATTTATAATTATTTGAATCAGCCTTATGGCATAAAATACAATCTTTTTCACATAGCTTGCTTATGTTTGCAATATTATGGCATGTGTCACACTTTTCAGTGTCACTTAAACTATCTGAATAGGCGAAAGCCATCACATAAGATATACATAAAATAATTGCGGTTAAAAATATCATTTTTTTATACATAGTAAAAAACATTTAACAAAAACTGTGCCATCTTTATAACATATTATTAAATTTTAAAAAAATAATTCATATACACTTACTATGAATTAACATTTTTCTCTTTATTATTCAATAATTTATATATTTCAATAAACCACTACTTAATTTAATATAATTTTAAATTATTATTTAATTATAATTTAACCAAATAAATTTTACTACAGCGGACTATTATAAAATCATATGGAATATTAATAAAAATTATTTTATAATTTTCATATGAACAAATTCTCTTGTGCAATTTTAGCTGGCGGGCAAAGCAGACGATTTGGAAGAGATAAAACAGTCGCAGAAATCAACAATAAAACTCTGACCGAAATCCTTGCCAGTAAGCTTTGTAAAATCAGCGATGATGTGATGGTAATTTCGAAGAACAGCTCAAAATTTATTTTTTCCATTAATCAAGTAAGATTTTTAAACGATTTTACCGACAGCCAGTCCCCTTTGGTTGGAATTATTACTGCACTTCAAAATGCAAAACATGACAAAGTTTTCATTGTTTCGGCAGACACACCTTTCCTTTCTTTGGAATTAGCAAGTTTTTTGTATAAATTTGCAGACGAATATGACAGCGTGCTGACCCAAATTAACGATAAAATAAATACACTTTGTGGTTTTTATAGGAAAAAAATTTTGCAAACTTTGCTTAATTTCTTTAATGAAAACAACTACAGGCTAATAGATATTTACACACATATAAACACTAAATTTATAAGGGATGTCAACGAAATAAAAAAGTATGATTCAGAGCTATTGAGCTTTATAAACATAAACACTCCAGAGGAATACGAATATGCAAAAAAAGTTGCCGAAAAGTTTGGTATCGGAATATAAAGTAAAAATTTATTCTGAAAACAATGTCGAAAATAGCGCACGCTACATTATTAAAGAATCTAAATTCAACATATTGGTAAATGGGAAGAAATTCACATCAGCCATGCTGTTGCCAGATAAAATCAAAGAATTTACATACGGATTCCTTTTTACATCCGATATCATACAAAAAAGTAGCGATATTGTCCACTTTAGGACATGCGAACAAAACAATATCTATACCTATCTCGAAGATATGTATTTTGACGTAAGCACAAAAAAGGAATGGACGGTAACTTCAGGCTGCGGAGGCGGGAAAGTATTGGAGAAAACTTACTCAACCAGCGACAAAATAATATTTGACACTAAATTTGCTTTTGAGGAGATAATAACATTATTCACAAGATTGGAAAGTGAGTCTGAGCTTCATACACATACAAGGTGCGTTCACAAGGCCTACTTTAAGTCTGTCGACGGGTTTGTGTTTACATGTGAAGACATCGGAAGGCATAACACCATAGATAAAACCATAGGTGCTGTCTTACTCAACAATGCCTCTTTTGACGGAATCATACTTTCAACAGGAAGGCTTACCTCTGAAATGATTTTAAAGTGCGCCAAAGCAAAAATTCCTGTAGTGGTGTCAAGGACTGCACCGAGTGAGGAAGGGATAAAAATCGCAAAAAAATCAAACATGACATTGATTGGGCTAACTACCAAAAAAGGGTTTACAGTATTTACCGGAGAAGAAAGAATAATGTAAATATCTTTATATGTTATCTTCTGGCTTTACCGCTGATATCTTCTATACTAAGTCTAAACACTTTTGTCACATCTATTAGTCTTTCAATATATTCAACTCCGCTTTCAATAAATTCTGATGAATATTTTTTTATCAAGCCTACCAAAGCACCTTTTTTTTCTGCTCCGCAGACCTCATTAATCTTGCCAAACACTATTACACTTTCATAAGAGGTAGCAAATTTATCAGGTAAAATTTTTGCACTTTTAACCACGCAAAACGAAGCATTTGGATTTTTAGCAAGATACTCAATCTTTTTCCCCTCTACTGCACAATGAAAATATATATTATTCTCTATGACACAATAATTAAGAGGAATGCCGTAAGGATTATTTTCACAACATAATGACAATACCCCATACTCTCCATCAGATAAAAATTTTAACGCTTCATCCGTACCCACCTTTCTATCTACCCTTCTCATCATAAAACTCCAATACTTTTTCATAAAAATTATCAATTTGCTTGCAAGGTGTAGCCCAAGAAGTAACAAGCCTCACCACCGAACAATCTTTGTCTATATTTTCCCACACATAAAAGTCAAAAAATCTCAACAACTGCTCAATTAAATCATTTGAAAATATTGGAAAAATCTGGTTAGTCTGAGGTTTGTACCTAAAAGTGACCCCCAAACTTTTCAATTTATCAGCCAAGCTAATGGCATTTTCCACTGCAATTTTACCAAGCTCAAAAAATAAATTATCCCTAAAAAGTTCCAAAAACTGTACCCCCAAAAGCCTTCCCTTTGCAAGCAATGCACCGCTTTGCTTTATATAATATCTAAAATTTTCTTTAAATTTATCATTATTGATAATTAATGCTTCACCAATAAGACAGCCGTTTTTTGTCCCGCCAATATAATAAGCATCAAAAAAATTGTGAATCTCAGCTAGAGAATAATCGCAATCAGGGGACGACAAAGCCTGTGCAAGCCTGGCACCGTCCATATATAAGAGGAGATCATTAGCTTTGCAATATTCACTCAAATTTTTTAACTCACCATAGCTGTATATTGTGCCACATTCAGTCGCATTTGAAATATACACAAGCTTAGGTTTGACCATATGCTCATCTGTATGTGCTTTAACAATATTGCCTATACACTCGGGGGTCAATTTTTCACTATCAGAGTTAACAATATTTATTTTATGCCCTGTAGCCTCAATTGCTCCCGTCTCATGAACATTAATATGCCCTGTTTTGGCAGAAACAGCTGATTCATAAGGCTTTAAAAAGCTACCTATCACAAGCTTATTTACCAAAGTCCCGCCGGTAAGGAAGTGTATATCGCAATCAGAAATACCTAAATTCTCTCTTATTGCTACTTTTGCAGCTTCACAAAAGTCATCCTTTCCATAGCCATCGCACTGTAGAAAATTGGTAGATGCAAGTGCATCCAATATCTTTTCGTGCGCACCTTCGCTGTAATCATTTTTAAAACTATATTTTTTATTCATAACTATAACCTTAAAACAAATCCATAATCTTCTCAACTTAAAAAATATATTTTTAATTTTATTAACTTGTTGAATATTTTATAATTTTATTATATATTCCAAACCGTTCAAGGAGAATAGAATAATGTTAAAAAAACCTGAAATTATAGTCGCACTTGACACTAAAAGTTTGGATTCCGCCCAAAGTTTGGTAAAAATTTTAGGAGAGAAAATAAGTTATTACAAAGTAGGTCTTGAGTCATTCGTTTTGTTTGGCCATACCCTAATAGATTTTCTCAAAAAAAACGAGAAAAAAGTGTTTTTAGATTTGAAATTTCACGACATTCCAAATACTGTAGCCGGAGCTGTAACTTCTGCAGCAGAAATTGGAGTAGATATAATTAATATCCACTGTCAGGGTGGACTTGAAATGATGAAAAAGGCATCATTTGGTTTAAAAGAATATTGTATAAAAAAAGGGATTGTACAACCGAAACTCATAGGGGTAACACTTCTTACATCTCTTGACAGCAAATACTTTGAAGAGATGAAATTAAATTGGAATTCTACGGAAGAATATGTCAAACATCTTGCATATAATGCGTTTAAAGCAGGGCTTGACGGAGTAGTTTCTTCAGCTCAAGAAGTAAAAGCCATAAAAGATATATGTGGAACAGACTTTCTTACAATTACCCCGGGGATAAGACCATCATTTGCGGCTGGCAATGATCAGAAAAGAATTGTCACGCCGAAAGATGCTTATCTTTTGCAAACAGATTATATGGTAATAGGAAGACCTATAACAAAGCATGAAAATCCGGCATTAGCCGTAGATTTGATAAAGGAGGAGATGAAATGACATTGGAGCAAGTACTTGAAATTTATAAAAGGCATGGTGCACTTTTAAAAGGGCATTTTTTACTTTCGTCAGGACTTCACAGTGACACTTATCTTCAAAGTGCACTTGTAATGCAATATCCTATAATAGCTGAACAGATTATCTCAGAGCTTGTCAAAAAGCTATATGATGTAAATTTTACTACTGTTGTAAGCCCAGCAATCGGAGGCATTAGATTCGGATATGAGCTCGCAAGGCTTTTGAAAAAAAGATCAATTTTTACGGAAAGAGTTGACGGTAAAATGACACTTAGAAGAGGGTTTTATCTTGATGAAAATGACTTGGTGCTCATAGCGGAAGATGTAGTAACTACAGGAAAATCAACAAAAGAGTGTATAGATGCCGTGCTTGCAACGGGAGCAAAGGTTATCGGCATTACAAGTCTTATTGACAGAAGCGGCGGTCAGGCAAAATTTGACTTCCCTTTTTATCCTCTTATTAGACTTGATGTAAAAACTTATACCCCTGAGGAATGCCCACTCTGTAAAGAAAATATTGAACTGGTTAAACCCGGGAGCAGATTTATTAAACAATAAGACAAAAAAAGTATAAAAAACATATATACACAAAACTTTTGTTGCTTATTATTAATTCATTAATTATTATTAGTTATGAAGATACTTTATATTGAAGATGAAAAGAACAATATTTTTCTGGTAAAAAAAATATTAGAAAAATATAATGTTGAATTTATATCATGTGCCACAGGTGAAGAAGGGTTAACCTTATATAACACACATCACCCGGAAATAATCCTGATTGACATAAACCTACCAGGACTTGGTGGCCATGAAATAGCAAGAATTATCAGAAAAAATGATAGCAACACAAAACTTGTAGCTGTTTCAGCCTCTCATAGTCAAGACGATAGGATTATTGCCCAAGCAATAGGTTTTAATCTCTATATTGAAAAACCTATTGACCCAAATTTCTTTTATAAACAAATCACAGAAGCTGAATATGAAAAGCCGTTACAGGTTGAAACAAAAATAGTACTTGAAAAATATGCCGACAAGCTTATCGAATCTTTAAGACAGAAAGTTGATGAACTTACTGAGATGAACAGGCTCTTACTCGACTTTGATAAAGTAAAATCAAACTTTATCGCCATAGCCTCTCATGAGCTTAGAACTCCGCTTGTCCCTCTTATGGGCTATCTTGAACTTCTGATGGAAAAAGAAAAAGATAACCTGCCAAAACACATCGTCGAATATTTGGAACATATTAATAATTCCGCCGACAAACTAAACAAAACGGTAAACAAGATTTTAGATATGGCAAGACTTGAAAAAGGTGTCCTAAATATAGATATCAAACCCACAACTATTATTGAAATTATTGATAAATCCGTCTCATACTGTCAACCATACGCAGAAAAAAGAGGGATAACTTTCAATATTAATATCAATAATAAATCACTAAACTGTGACTTTGACAAAACCACCTATATAGTCACACAGGTATTACTGAATGCCATCAAATTTTCCTTTGACAACTCAAAGATAGATATATATTTTGACTCTGATAAGAATACATTTGTAATAAAAGATTATGGTGTCGGCATCGACGAAAAAGAACTTAAAGAGATATTTAAGCCCTTCTTTGCAGGAAGCGATGTCAAGCATCATCATTCCAGTGATTATGAATTTATGGGTAAAGGGATTGGCTTAGGTCTTGCAATAGCAAAGGGATTTGTTACTATACAAAAGGGAAAAATTTGGGTAGAAAGTAGTGGTAAAGACAAAGGTAGCACTTTTTATATACAATTACCGGGGTAAATAATGTATAAGGTTTTATACGTAGAAGATAATTTTGAAAACTACAAATTGGTTGATTTTATTTTGTCAAAGAAGGGGTTTCAGGTTTATAATGCTATTGACGGGATAGACGCAATTGATAAGGCAAAGCAGCTCTTGCCGGATATAATCATAATGGACATTAACCTCCCTAATCTTATGGGGTATGAAGCCGTTACAATGATTAAATCTGATGAATCTCTAAAGCATATCCCTATCGTAGCACTTACGGCCGCTTACAGCGATGAGTATAAAGAGCTGTCAATGTCTGCCGGGTGTTGCGAGTATTTTACAAAACCGATAGACCCTATATCATTTGCGGATAATCTGAAAGATATAATAGAAAACACTACTCTTGTTTTAAATGATGATAAAAGCATAAACCAGATTTCTAGAGAAATTTCTAAATCACTGGAAGAAAAGGCAAGAAAAATATTAAAGCTAAACAAAGAGTTGGCAAAGTATGAAAGTAAAATAGAAAAAATCCTTTCCAACATATCCGAAATTATTTTCCTTCTCGATAACAATTTTAAAATTAAATTTTATAACAATTCTGCTCTCAACAACAAAAATTTTGTTGCACAATACGATGAAAGTAAAACTTTCTTTGATATTTTCGACATCGGGACGGAAGACTTGTCCAAAATAAAAGAAACATTGGAACACAAAAAAAGCATTGCTAACCTGCAAGTTATT
Proteins encoded in this window:
- a CDS encoding molybdenum cofactor guanylyltransferase — its product is MNKFSCAILAGGQSRRFGRDKTVAEINNKTLTEILASKLCKISDDVMVISKNSSKFIFSINQVRFLNDFTDSQSPLVGIITALQNAKHDKVFIVSADTPFLSLELASFLYKFADEYDSVLTQINDKINTLCGFYRKKILQTLLNFFNENNYRLIDIYTHINTKFIRDVNEIKKYDSELLSFININTPEEYEYAKKVAEKFGIGI
- the fdhD gene encoding formate dehydrogenase accessory sulfurtransferase FdhD, translated to MQKKLPKSLVSEYKVKIYSENNVENSARYIIKESKFNILVNGKKFTSAMLLPDKIKEFTYGFLFTSDIIQKSSDIVHFRTCEQNNIYTYLEDMYFDVSTKKEWTVTSGCGGGKVLEKTYSTSDKIIFDTKFAFEEIITLFTRLESESELHTHTRCVHKAYFKSVDGFVFTCEDIGRHNTIDKTIGAVLLNNASFDGIILSTGRLTSEMILKCAKAKIPVVVSRTAPSEEGIKIAKKSNMTLIGLTTKKGFTVFTGEERIM
- a CDS encoding pyridoxamine 5'-phosphate oxidase family protein, giving the protein MMRRVDRKVGTDEALKFLSDGEYGVLSLCCENNPYGIPLNYCVIENNIYFHCAVEGKKIEYLAKNPNASFCVVKSAKILPDKFATSYESVIVFGKINEVCGAEKKGALVGLIKKYSSEFIESGVEYIERLIDVTKVFRLSIEDISGKARR
- a CDS encoding threonine aldolase; translated protein: MNKKYSFKNDYSEGAHEKILDALASTNFLQCDGYGKDDFCEAAKVAIRENLGISDCDIHFLTGGTLVNKLVIGSFLKPYESAVSAKTGHINVHETGAIEATGHKINIVNSDSEKLTPECIGNIVKAHTDEHMVKPKLVYISNATECGTIYSYGELKNLSEYCKANDLLLYMDGARLAQALSSPDCDYSLAEIHNFFDAYYIGGTKNGCLIGEALIINNDKFKENFRYYIKQSGALLAKGRLLGVQFLELFRDNLFFELGKIAVENAISLADKLKSLGVTFRYKPQTNQIFPIFSNDLIEQLLRFFDFYVWENIDKDCSVVRLVTSWATPCKQIDNFYEKVLEFYDEKGR
- the pyrF gene encoding orotidine-5'-phosphate decarboxylase codes for the protein MLKKPEIIVALDTKSLDSAQSLVKILGEKISYYKVGLESFVLFGHTLIDFLKKNEKKVFLDLKFHDIPNTVAGAVTSAAEIGVDIINIHCQGGLEMMKKASFGLKEYCIKKGIVQPKLIGVTLLTSLDSKYFEEMKLNWNSTEEYVKHLAYNAFKAGLDGVVSSAQEVKAIKDICGTDFLTITPGIRPSFAAGNDQKRIVTPKDAYLLQTDYMVIGRPITKHENPALAVDLIKEEMK
- a CDS encoding orotate phosphoribosyltransferase; translation: MTLEQVLEIYKRHGALLKGHFLLSSGLHSDTYLQSALVMQYPIIAEQIISELVKKLYDVNFTTVVSPAIGGIRFGYELARLLKKRSIFTERVDGKMTLRRGFYLDENDLVLIAEDVVTTGKSTKECIDAVLATGAKVIGITSLIDRSGGQAKFDFPFYPLIRLDVKTYTPEECPLCKENIELVKPGSRFIKQ
- a CDS encoding response regulator, which gives rise to MKILYIEDEKNNIFLVKKILEKYNVEFISCATGEEGLTLYNTHHPEIILIDINLPGLGGHEIARIIRKNDSNTKLVAVSASHSQDDRIIAQAIGFNLYIEKPIDPNFFYKQITEAEYEKPLQVETKIVLEKYADKLIESLRQKVDELTEMNRLLLDFDKVKSNFIAIASHELRTPLVPLMGYLELLMEKEKDNLPKHIVEYLEHINNSADKLNKTVNKILDMARLEKGVLNIDIKPTTIIEIIDKSVSYCQPYAEKRGITFNININNKSLNCDFDKTTYIVTQVLLNAIKFSFDNSKIDIYFDSDKNTFVIKDYGVGIDEKELKEIFKPFFAGSDVKHHHSSDYEFMGKGIGLGLAIAKGFVTIQKGKIWVESSGKDKGSTFYIQLPG